Within the Microbacterium terricola genome, the region GTTCGTCATGTGCGGCAGTCTGACGCCCGAGACCTTCCGGCGGAACGGCTCAGCCGCCATCGTTCCCCCAGAGTCAAGGCCCGTTCCTGTCCCGACAAACCCGCGGACCCACGACAGAGACAACATGAAGCGACGAAGGAGTTGTTCGTGACGCGTGCACTCGAGACCACAGCCCGCCAGGTGGTGTTCCCCCGCAAGGGATCCGTCGACCTCGATGAAGTGGCCGTGGAGGCGCCGACCGGTGGCGACATGCTGCTCAGGGTGAAGCGGGTGGGCATCTGCGCGACCGACCTGCACCTGCTCGAGGGGCACATCGGCGATCCGTTCCCGCTGGTCCCTGGCCACGAATTCGTCGGCGAGATCGCGGCGCTCGGCCCCGAGGCGGAACGCGACCGCGGCCTCGCCGTCGGCGACCGCGTGTCGGTGGAGATGCTCCTCCCCTGCAACCGGTGCGCGCGGTGCCGCGAAGGTCGGTACAACCTCTGTGATCGGGATGATCCTGCGAGCGGTGAGCCCGTCGGACGTGAGTACGGCATCAACATCCCCCGTACGCACACCCCCGGGCTGTGGGGCGGCTACGCAGACATACTCACCGTCCCCGCGAACGCGATCGTGCACCCGCTGCCTGCGAGCATCCCCTGGGACACCGCGGCACTCGTGGAACCGCTCGCGGTCGCCTTTCGGGCCGTCGCACGAGGACGCGTGTCCCCAGGTGAGGATGTGGTAGTGATCGGTCCAGGTCCGGTCGGGCTGCTGATAGCCGCGGCAGCGAAGACCGCCGGCGCGGCGCGGGTCGTGATGGTGGGCACTCGCCAGTCACGCCTGGACCTCGCCCTGCGTTTCGGGGCGGACGCCACCGTCAACAGTCGCGAGGCCGACGCTCCGGATGCCGTGCGCGGCGCACTCGGCGGCCGGCTGGCGGATGCGGTCATCGAGATCGCCGGTGTGCCTGCCGCCCAGCGGCAGGCTGTCACTCTCGTCAGGCGAGGGGGCAGGGTCGTGCTCGCCGGCGCCTGCGGCGCGAACGCCCTCGTGGAGTTCCAGGCCGATGAGCAGCTGCTCACGCGGGAGATCGACATCCTGCCGTCGTTCCTCTCTGCCGGCGGGTATGAACCCTCGATCGCAGCGCTGGAGCGCAACGCGTTCCCGTACGCCGAATTGGTGACGCACCGGTTCCCCCTTGAAGATGTCGAGGCGGCTTACGAGGTCGTCCGCGGCAAGCAGGATGGCGTCATCAAGGCGATCCTGGTGCCGAATGACTGAGGCACGCGGCGTCCACGCCTTCGCGCCGAACCTGCTGGCGGGGAAGATCGCCGTCGTCACGGGCGGCACGTCAGGGCTCGGCGCGGCGACGGCGCGCGTCCTCGCCGACCTCGGGGCAGAAGTCCACGCGGTCGGGCTCGGGTCCGCAGACACCCCGAAGCACGAACGGGTGCACCTTCGCGAGCTCGACGTGACCGACGACAGCCAGCTCACCCAGCTCTTCGACGAACTCGACCGGCTGGACATCCTCGTCCCCGCGGCCGGCATCAGCCTGGGTGAGCGCGAGCTCGAATGGGAGGCGTTCCAACGTGTGGTGTCGATTCAGCTGCTCGCCGTCTACCGCACGATCGACCTCGCACGCGTCCTTCTCGCCGCGTCGCGGGGATCGATCGTGACCATCGCCTCCATGTACTCCTACTTCGGCGGCGGCGACATCGCCGCATACTCCGCCTCGAAGGGCGGAGTCGTGCAACTCACGAAGTCGCTTGCGCAGGTGTATGCCTCCGACGGCATCCGCGTCAACTCGATCGCACCGGGCTGGATCGACACCCCGTTGCTCGCACCGCTCAAGGACGACCCTGCTATCCGCGAGCGCCTGCTGTCCCGCACCCCGCTCGGCCGTTTCGGCGACCCGGATGAGATCGGCACCGTCGTCGCCTTCCTCTGCACGGATGCGGCCTCGTTCATCACGGGTGCGGTTCTGCCGGTCGATGGCGGCTATCTCGTGACCGGCCTCTGACCTCGACCATCAAGGAGAGCACGTACATGACCGAGATCTCGACCGACCGGCTCGACGCCGCACCCGCCGACGAGTGGCGCAGCTACGACGAGTTCGCCGCGGGCATCGACACGTACCGGCTGCCGAGCGCCGACCTCACGGGTGAGCAGCTGGCGATCGCGTTCGCCGGCGGGCCCACGGTGCACCTCAATTTCACGGATGCGCAGACTGTGTCGTGGAGCGCGGATGGCGTGTTCGCGGGCAGCGGGTCGTCCACGGACCCCTATGACGCGGTCCACGTCCGCGACGGCGTCGTCTACGTGAACCTGCCGTTCTCATCTCGGAGCCGCGAGGCCCTCACCATCGTGTACTCGACCATGACACGTCGAGCGCTGGGTGTGCATTCGGTCATCCAGCCGGAGCACGTCGAAGACGTGCCGCAGGTGACGCAGGAGTTCTGGGCGGGAGCCGTCGTCGGGGGCGAGGTGACCGGTGAGGAACCCGGACCGTCGCGCGACCTCATCGGCAAGCGCAACATATACCGGTACAGCCCTGCGCATCTCTACGAGCACGTTTACATGTCGAGCGAGCGGTACATGTGGCAGTGCCTCCAGGGAGTCCAGCGCGGCCACGGGGATGTCGACCTGTCGACCGTGTGGAAGTTCGCCGACGGCCTCTACCTCTTCTGCTTCCGCGA harbors:
- a CDS encoding zinc-dependent alcohol dehydrogenase gives rise to the protein MTRALETTARQVVFPRKGSVDLDEVAVEAPTGGDMLLRVKRVGICATDLHLLEGHIGDPFPLVPGHEFVGEIAALGPEAERDRGLAVGDRVSVEMLLPCNRCARCREGRYNLCDRDDPASGEPVGREYGINIPRTHTPGLWGGYADILTVPANAIVHPLPASIPWDTAALVEPLAVAFRAVARGRVSPGEDVVVIGPGPVGLLIAAAAKTAGAARVVMVGTRQSRLDLALRFGADATVNSREADAPDAVRGALGGRLADAVIEIAGVPAAQRQAVTLVRRGGRVVLAGACGANALVEFQADEQLLTREIDILPSFLSAGGYEPSIAALERNAFPYAELVTHRFPLEDVEAAYEVVRGKQDGVIKAILVPND
- a CDS encoding SDR family NAD(P)-dependent oxidoreductase; protein product: MTEARGVHAFAPNLLAGKIAVVTGGTSGLGAATARVLADLGAEVHAVGLGSADTPKHERVHLRELDVTDDSQLTQLFDELDRLDILVPAAGISLGERELEWEAFQRVVSIQLLAVYRTIDLARVLLAASRGSIVTIASMYSYFGGGDIAAYSASKGGVVQLTKSLAQVYASDGIRVNSIAPGWIDTPLLAPLKDDPAIRERLLSRTPLGRFGDPDEIGTVVAFLCTDAASFITGAVLPVDGGYLVTGL
- a CDS encoding molybdenum cofactor biosynthesis F family protein → MTEISTDRLDAAPADEWRSYDEFAAGIDTYRLPSADLTGEQLAIAFAGGPTVHLNFTDAQTVSWSADGVFAGSGSSTDPYDAVHVRDGVVYVNLPFSSRSREALTIVYSTMTRRALGVHSVIQPEHVEDVPQVTQEFWAGAVVGGEVTGEEPGPSRDLIGKRNIYRYSPAHLYEHVYMSSERYMWQCLQGVQRGHGDVDLSTVWKFADGLYLFCFREFKIAVASVWLHDLGYALRTTGIFLGLNGSGESQHSGAGGHIYPLGAVAYPDIQPI